GACCACGGCCTCCGGCCCGGCGAGGAGCCCCCCCTGGTCCGCTACCTGAAGCGCGGGGCCGGCGGCCGGCGGGTGATCGAGCTGGGCCTGGCCGACGACGTCGAGGCCGCCGCGACCCTCAACCGGCCCGACTGCCACCTGGTCGTCGAGCTGGCCCGCGACCCCCTGCGGCTGTTGGCGTCGGACTAGGGCCGCGACCGCCCGATCCGACCGGCCGCGACGCGCCTCGGGGCGGGGTTTTCCGTTTCAAATTCAAGAGATCGACGACGACCGGATCGGCCTCAGGGGAAAGTGGGAACGACGATGGAACTGGAAATGGACAAGCTGGTCTCGCTGTGCAAGCGGCGAGGGTTCATCTTCCCCTCGAGCGAGGTCTACGGCGGGATCAACGGGTTCTGGGACTACGGCCCGCTGGGCGTCGAGCTGAAGCGGAACATCAAGGACGCCTGGTGGCGCGACAACGTCCAGATGCGCGACGACATGGTCGGCCTGGACTGCTCGATCATCATGAACCCGCGGGTCTGGGAGGCGTCGGGCCACGTCGGCGGGTTCAGCGACCCGATGGTCGACTGCCGCGCCACGAAGGAGCGCTACCGCGCCGACCAGATGTACGTCTTCGCCTACGTCTTCCCGGCGACGAACTCCAAGGGCGAGCCGACCGAGGCCTGGCTCGCCGGGCTGGGGGGCTCGCCCGAGGAGGCCGCCGAGCCCGTCGAGAAGCGCGCGGCGAAGCTCGCCAAGAAGTTCGGCAAGCCGGCCGACCCGCCGGTCGTCACCCCCTATCTGCAGATCGCCGCCGACGACCGCATCAAGGTCGTCGGCCCCTCGACCGACGAGACCGGGACGCTCACCGAGCCCCGCTCGTTCAACCTGATGTTCAAGACGTTCGTCGGCGCGCTCGAATCGGAGTCGAACGTCGCCTACCTGCGGCCCGAGACGGCGCAGGGGATCTTCGCCAACTTCAAGAACGTGGTCGACACGGCGCGGGTCAAGCTGCCCTTCGGCATCGCCCAGGTCGGCAAGAGCTTCCGCAACGAGATCAACCCCCGCAACTTCACCTTCCGCTCGCGCGAGTTCGAGCAGATGGAGATCGAGTTCTTCTGCCGGCCCGAGGAGGCGAAGGACTGGTACAAGTACTGGCGCGACCTGCGGTTCGCCTGGTACACGGGCCTGGGCCTGAAGTCGGAGAAGCTGCGGCTCCGCGACCACGACCCCGAGGAGCTGGCCTTCTACTCGACGGCCACCGCCGACATCGAGTACGCCTTCCCCTTCGGCGTCAGCGAGCTGGAGGGCATCGCCCACCGCGGCGCGTACGACCTGACCCAGCACATGAAGTTCAGCGGCAAGGACCTGTCCTACTTCGACGAGGAGAAGAAGGAGCGGTTCACCCCCCACGTCATCGAGCCCTCGGCCGGGGCCGACCGCGCCACGCTGGCCTTCCTGTGCGAGGCCTACGTCGAGGACGAGGTGGCCGGCGAGACCCGCACCGTCCTGAAGTTCCACCCCCGGATCGCCCCCGTGAAGGCCGCCGTCTTCCCGCTGGTCAAGCGCGACGGCATGCCCGAGAAGGCCGAGGCGATCTACCGCGAGCTGAAGCGCTCCCAGAACGTCTACTACGACGAGAAGGGGGCGATCGGCCGCCGCTACCGCCGCCAGGACGAGGCCGGCACGCCGTTCTGCATCACCATCGACAGCCAGACCGCGACCGACGACACCGTGACCTTCCGCGACCGCGACAGTTGCCGCCAGTGGCGCGTCCCGGCCGCCGGCGCGGTGCAGGCGCTGCGGGACCTGCTCGACGGCAAGGCCGTCCCCGGGGCCGAGTGACCGCCCCCGGCCCGGTCGCGTCCCCCCTGCCCCCCCGCGGGAATCGGTGCCGCCCATGAAGCCCTGCATCAGCCAAGCCACGACCATGAACGCCCCGCTCGAGGCCGATTTCCAGGCCTACGGCCGGGGCGGCTGGTCGCTCGTCGAGCTCTGGCTGACGAAGGTCGAGGGCTACCTCCGCGACCACTCCGTCGCCGACCTGCTCGGGCTCCTGGAGTCGAACGGCCTGACTCCGGCCGCCGCCGCCGGCCAGGGGGGGCTCCTCCTCTCGCGGGGCGCCGAGCGGGGCGTCCACTGGGACCTCTTCCGCCGCCGCCTGGCCCTCTTGAAGGAGCTGGACGTGCCGGTCATGGTCGTGGCGGTCGACTTCAACCGCACCCTGACCGACGACGACTACCCGCTGGCCGCGGCCTCGCTCGCCGAGGCCGGCGCGCTGGCGGGCTCGCACGGGGTGAAGATCGCCCTCGAGTTCCAGAAGGGGGCCGCCTTCTGCTCCAGCCTGGACACGACCCTGGCCCTGATCGCCCAGTGCAAGTCGCCGCACGTCGGCGTCTGCCTGGACCTGTTCCACTACTACACCGGGCCCAGCAAGTTCGAGGACTTCGCCTACCTGAACCGCGAGAACCTGGCCTGGGTGCAGGTCTGC
The DNA window shown above is from Paludisphaera mucosa and carries:
- a CDS encoding sugar phosphate isomerase/epimerase family protein, whose translation is MKPCISQATTMNAPLEADFQAYGRGGWSLVELWLTKVEGYLRDHSVADLLGLLESNGLTPAAAAGQGGLLLSRGAERGVHWDLFRRRLALLKELDVPVMVVAVDFNRTLTDDDYPLAAASLAEAGALAGSHGVKIALEFQKGAAFCSSLDTTLALIAQCKSPHVGVCLDLFHYYTGPSKFEDFAYLNRENLAWVQVCDLAGTPRELAGDADRIFPGEGDFQIAPILDHLGAIGYDGPVSLEVLNPSLWAAPVDRIADFGHQAMTRTLGRWGDGDGPDAGRESAAGRGGR
- a CDS encoding glycine--tRNA ligase, whose protein sequence is MELEMDKLVSLCKRRGFIFPSSEVYGGINGFWDYGPLGVELKRNIKDAWWRDNVQMRDDMVGLDCSIIMNPRVWEASGHVGGFSDPMVDCRATKERYRADQMYVFAYVFPATNSKGEPTEAWLAGLGGSPEEAAEPVEKRAAKLAKKFGKPADPPVVTPYLQIAADDRIKVVGPSTDETGTLTEPRSFNLMFKTFVGALESESNVAYLRPETAQGIFANFKNVVDTARVKLPFGIAQVGKSFRNEINPRNFTFRSREFEQMEIEFFCRPEEAKDWYKYWRDLRFAWYTGLGLKSEKLRLRDHDPEELAFYSTATADIEYAFPFGVSELEGIAHRGAYDLTQHMKFSGKDLSYFDEEKKERFTPHVIEPSAGADRATLAFLCEAYVEDEVAGETRTVLKFHPRIAPVKAAVFPLVKRDGMPEKAEAIYRELKRSQNVYYDEKGAIGRRYRRQDEAGTPFCITIDSQTATDDTVTFRDRDSCRQWRVPAAGAVQALRDLLDGKAVPGAE